Proteins from a genomic interval of Clostridium scatologenes:
- the spoIVB gene encoding SpoIVB peptidase, protein MDKKIKKMLCCILIPILLLMIVSYYKAQNIPTTIFIREGEILKSDNLIKLREEDKTKNIDLEDKKVSVNLLGILPVKFVSLKSVSNSVVLYPGGQPVGVKLNTKGVLVVALSDIKTEKEKITSPAALAGIQIGDNIIKINNCLVKDSEDVQKQINDSNGEELKIIVERKGEEIEKKVKPIKNPEDDNLKIGLWIRDCTAGVGTLTFYDEKTGMFAALGHPITDIDTGTILNISSGEIVPSSIVSVKRGLKGNPGELKGIFVNEENIIGKIYKNTKCGIFGKGTSGLVNKNIKPMKIALRNEIKEGPAKILTTIEGEKPKFYDIRVEKLLAQDSPGPKSMVIKITDPVLLAKTGGIVQGMSGSPIIQDGKIIGAVTHVLINKPDTGYGIYIEWMLKDANILSK, encoded by the coding sequence ATGGATAAAAAAATTAAAAAAATGTTATGCTGTATTTTAATTCCTATCCTGTTATTAATGATAGTTTCTTACTATAAGGCACAAAATATACCTACTACTATATTTATAAGAGAAGGTGAAATTTTAAAATCTGACAATCTAATAAAACTAAGGGAAGAAGATAAAACAAAAAATATAGATTTGGAAGATAAAAAAGTAAGTGTAAATTTATTAGGGATATTGCCTGTAAAATTTGTGTCATTGAAGTCTGTAAGTAACTCTGTAGTTTTATATCCTGGAGGTCAACCAGTAGGTGTAAAACTTAATACAAAAGGAGTTTTGGTGGTAGCTTTATCTGATATAAAAACAGAAAAAGAAAAGATAACTAGTCCTGCAGCTTTAGCTGGAATACAAATAGGAGATAATATTATCAAAATAAACAATTGTCTTGTTAAGGATTCAGAAGATGTTCAAAAACAAATAAATGACTCAAATGGAGAAGAATTAAAAATAATAGTAGAGAGAAAAGGAGAAGAAATTGAAAAGAAAGTTAAGCCTATCAAAAATCCAGAAGATGATAATTTAAAAATAGGTTTATGGATAAGAGATTGTACAGCTGGAGTAGGAACATTAACTTTTTATGATGAAAAAACTGGCATGTTTGCAGCATTAGGTCATCCAATAACAGATATTGATACTGGAACTATTTTAAATATAAGTTCAGGGGAAATAGTACCATCTTCAATTGTATCAGTAAAAAGAGGGTTAAAAGGCAATCCTGGTGAATTGAAGGGTATATTTGTAAATGAAGAAAATATAATAGGCAAAATATATAAAAATACTAAATGTGGTATTTTTGGCAAAGGTACTAGTGGGCTAGTCAATAAAAATATTAAACCTATGAAAATTGCATTAAGAAATGAAATAAAAGAAGGACCAGCTAAGATTTTAACAACTATAGAAGGAGAAAAACCAAAATTTTATGATATAAGAGTAGAGAAATTGCTGGCACAAGATTCACCAGGACCTAAGAGTATGGTAATAAAAATAACAGATCCTGTTCTTTTAGCTAAGACTGGAGGTATTGTTCAAGGAATGAGTGGAAGTCCTATTATACAGGATGGAAAAATAATAGGTGCAGTAACTCATGTATTGATAAATAAACCGGATACTGGTTATGGCATATATATAGAATGGATGCTTAAAGATGCTAATATTTTATCAAAATAA
- a CDS encoding arginine repressor → MKVTRHAKILEIISSKNIETQESLAEELKISGMDVTQATVSRDIRELKLIKVLGDNGNYKYATRVHTENFLSDKLMNIFSQTAISAENVDNFIIIKTISGSANAAAEAIDSLNFHGIVGTIAGNNTILILARDTDKAKSIIQDMKKIISQ, encoded by the coding sequence ATGAAAGTAACAAGACATGCCAAAATACTTGAAATCATAAGTTCAAAGAATATTGAAACACAAGAAAGTTTAGCAGAAGAACTAAAGATAAGTGGAATGGATGTTACACAAGCTACTGTTTCAAGGGATATTAGAGAATTAAAATTAATTAAAGTTTTAGGTGATAATGGAAATTATAAATATGCTACTAGGGTTCATACAGAAAATTTTTTATCAGATAAACTAATGAACATTTTTTCGCAAACTGCAATTAGTGCTGAAAATGTAGATAATTTTATTATAATAAAAACCATAAGTGGTTCTGCTAATGCAGCAGCTGAAGCTATTGACTCACTAAACTTTCATGGCATAGTTGGCACTATTGCAGGAAATAATACAATTTTGATATTAGCTAGGGATACTGATAAAGCAAAATCAATAATTCAAGATATGAAAAAAATAATTTCTCAATAA
- a CDS encoding NAD(+)/NADH kinase gives MKNIGINVNTTKDQRRKMLDFILKTIYNECKDVNISVYEDCIGLNEKKSYELDMIIVLGGDGTILNTARHIAKYDVPIFGINIGHLGFLAQVESSNISYAIKSIFNGDYVVEERTMLQCSYEKDGVVNQHVGLNDVVLSKGVLARIVKYKIYIDNKYYNSFAADGIIISTPTGSTAYSLSAGGPIIYPTLDNFVLTPMYSQTVGARTIVLDGKSNISINFPKNDENIFLSIDGQEWIEVDKAQSVNVCSAKNKCKLVKLNSNDYFDTLRKKVTFRSKGYEGEEYESNKTCQNT, from the coding sequence ATGAAGAATATAGGTATTAATGTAAATACAACAAAAGACCAAAGAAGAAAAATGTTAGATTTTATATTAAAAACTATTTATAATGAATGTAAGGATGTTAATATTAGTGTATACGAAGATTGCATAGGGTTAAATGAGAAAAAAAGTTATGAACTAGATATGATTATAGTTTTAGGTGGAGATGGAACAATATTAAATACTGCAAGACACATAGCTAAATATGATGTGCCTATTTTTGGAATCAATATAGGGCATTTAGGTTTCTTAGCTCAAGTAGAAAGTTCAAACATAAGTTATGCTATTAAGAGTATTTTTAATGGAGATTATGTTGTTGAAGAAAGAACAATGCTTCAGTGTAGTTATGAAAAAGATGGTGTAGTAAATCAGCATGTGGGATTAAATGATGTAGTTTTATCAAAAGGAGTTTTGGCAAGAATAGTAAAATATAAAATTTATATTGATAATAAATATTATAACAGTTTTGCAGCTGATGGAATAATAATAAGTACCCCTACAGGTTCTACAGCATATTCGCTATCAGCAGGAGGACCTATAATTTATCCAACCCTAGATAATTTTGTTTTAACTCCTATGTATTCGCAAACTGTTGGGGCAAGAACTATAGTTTTAGATGGGAAAAGCAATATATCTATAAATTTTCCTAAAAATGATGAAAACATATTTTTGTCTATAGATGGTCAAGAGTGGATAGAAGTGGATAAGGCTCAATCTGTAAATGTTTGTAGTGCAAAAAATAAATGTAAATTAGTTAAACTAAATAGCAATGATTATTTTGATACACTAAGAAAAAAAGTTACATTTAGATCAAAGGGATACGAAGGTGAAGAATATGAAAGTAACAAGACATGCCAAAATACTTGA
- a CDS encoding arginine repressor produces MKITRHAKILEIINSKNIETQEELAEELRKSGMDVTQATVSRDIKELKLIKVLSDDGNYKYATIVHTESFLSNKLINIFSQTVVSVENIDKFVIIKTMTGSAAAAAEAIDTLNFDGVAGTIAGDNTIFLLARDSEKAEIIAQKMKKMIS; encoded by the coding sequence ATGAAGATAACCAGACATGCTAAAATACTAGAAATTATAAATTCAAAAAATATTGAAACACAGGAGGAACTAGCAGAAGAATTAAGAAAGAGTGGTATGGATGTTACACAGGCTACTGTTTCAAGAGATATAAAAGAATTAAAATTAATTAAAGTTTTATCCGATGATGGTAATTATAAATATGCCACTATAGTACATACAGAAAGTTTTTTATCAAACAAACTTATAAATATATTTTCACAAACTGTAGTTAGTGTTGAGAATATAGATAAATTTGTAATTATAAAAACTATGACAGGATCTGCTGCTGCTGCTGCTGAAGCTATTGATACATTAAATTTTGATGGTGTAGCTGGTACCATTGCAGGAGATAATACAATTTTTTTACTAGCTAGAGATAGTGAAAAAGCAGAGATTATAGCACAAAAAATGAAAAAAATGATTTCTTAA
- the spo0A gene encoding sporulation transcription factor Spo0A codes for MEESKISVIIADDNKEFCNILNDYLLNQRDIVVTGIAKDGLEALKLIEEKHPDLVVLDIIMPHLDGLGVLERLSSMNIDPMPRIIVLSAVGQDKITQRAITLGADYYVVKPFDMDVFTKRIRQMFNNTISNGDEPKKTISLIDTTGIKFTKNEPTNLEQEITNIIHEIGVPAHIKGYMYLREAITMVVNNMELLSAVTKELYPSIAKKYNTTASRVERAIRHAIEVAWARGQVETINKIFGYTIHNDKGKPTNSEFIAMVADKLRLKNKVS; via the coding sequence ATGGAAGAATCAAAAATAAGTGTGATTATTGCGGATGATAATAAAGAGTTTTGTAATATTCTCAATGATTATCTTTTAAATCAGAGAGATATTGTAGTAACAGGTATTGCAAAAGATGGATTAGAAGCATTAAAACTTATAGAGGAAAAGCATCCTGACTTGGTAGTGTTAGATATAATAATGCCGCATCTTGATGGTCTTGGAGTTTTAGAAAGACTAAGTAGTATGAATATAGATCCTATGCCAAGAATAATTGTTCTTTCGGCAGTAGGACAGGATAAAATAACTCAAAGAGCTATAACACTAGGTGCAGACTATTATGTAGTAAAACCATTTGATATGGATGTTTTTACCAAGAGAATAAGGCAAATGTTTAATAATACCATAAGTAATGGAGATGAACCTAAGAAAACAATTTCATTAATTGATACTACAGGAATTAAATTTACTAAAAATGAACCTACTAACCTTGAACAAGAAATAACAAACATAATACATGAAATAGGAGTTCCAGCACATATAAAAGGATATATGTATTTAAGAGAGGCTATAACTATGGTAGTAAACAATATGGAGCTTTTATCTGCAGTAACAAAAGAGTTATATCCATCTATAGCTAAAAAGTATAATACTACAGCAAGTAGAGTAGAAAGAGCAATAAGGCATGCTATAGAGGTTGCATGGGCTAGAGGACAAGTAGAAACTATAAATAAGATATTTGGATATACTATACACAATGATAAAGGTAAGCCAACAAATTCAGAATTCATTGCAATGGTTGCTGATAAATTAAGATTAAAAAATAAGGTTAGCTAA
- a CDS encoding TlyA family RNA methyltransferase yields MSETKERLDVLLVKKGLFSSREKARASIMAGEIFVDNQRVDKCGEKVKEVSNIEFKGEKLPFVSRGGLKLQKAVKNFNIDLKDKTCLDIGASTGGFTDCMLQSGAKKVFSVDVGYGQFAWKLRTDPRVVCMERTNVRYLKPEDVGELSDFASIDVSFISLKKVVPAVLNLLNENGRIMALIKPQFEAGREKVGKKGVVREKSTHEEVVKEIAEFVQEQNVKIIALDYSPIKGPEGNIEYLIYFTKEKDYIGSCCQDDIVNVVNSAHANLNGEAL; encoded by the coding sequence ATGTCAGAAACAAAAGAAAGACTTGATGTGTTATTGGTGAAAAAAGGATTATTTTCTTCTAGAGAAAAAGCTAGAGCTAGTATAATGGCTGGGGAAATATTTGTAGATAATCAAAGAGTTGATAAATGTGGAGAAAAAGTAAAAGAAGTTTCAAATATAGAATTTAAAGGAGAAAAACTTCCTTTTGTGAGTAGAGGAGGATTAAAACTTCAAAAAGCTGTAAAGAATTTTAATATAGATTTAAAAGATAAAACTTGCTTGGATATAGGTGCTTCTACTGGAGGATTTACAGATTGTATGCTTCAAAGTGGAGCTAAAAAAGTTTTTTCTGTAGATGTAGGCTATGGGCAGTTTGCATGGAAATTGAGAACAGATCCAAGAGTAGTATGCATGGAAAGAACTAATGTAAGATATTTAAAACCAGAAGATGTAGGTGAATTGTCAGATTTTGCTAGTATAGATGTATCATTTATATCCTTAAAAAAAGTAGTTCCAGCAGTCCTAAATTTACTTAACGAAAATGGAAGAATAATGGCTCTAATAAAACCACAATTTGAAGCGGGTAGAGAGAAAGTTGGAAAAAAGGGAGTAGTAAGAGAAAAATCAACTCATGAAGAGGTTGTTAAGGAAATTGCAGAATTCGTTCAAGAGCAAAACGTAAAAATAATTGCATTAGATTATTCACCTATAAAAGGACCTGAAGGAAATATAGAATATTTAATTTATTTTACTAAGGAAAAAGATTATATTGGAAGTTGTTGCCAAGATGATATCGTGAATGTAGTAAATTCAGCACATGCTAATCTTAATGGGGAGGCACTATGA
- the dxs gene encoding 1-deoxy-D-xylulose-5-phosphate synthase, whose product MSNILENYKGIHEIKHMSLKQQQQLAREIREFLIENVSKTGGHLASNLGVVELTLSLFSILDLDKDKLIWDVGHQAYVHKLLTGRKEKFNTLRQFGGISGFPKSSESIYDFFETGHSSTSISAALGMARARDLKREMNEVVAVIGDGALTGGMALEALNDAGYRKTKLIIILNDNQMSIGKNVGGVSKYLNKIRIDPKYNKFKLEVESALKRIPNIGKGMAKYLEKIKNGIKQMVVPGMFFEDMGIKYLGPVDGHNLKELTEVLSKAKNIKEPVIIHVITKKGKGYEFAEKNAGKFHSIGPFHCDSGEACADSCVTYSKAFGEEMVHLGKHYNNVVAITAAMRDGTGLGEFSKIFPNRFFDVGIAEQHAVTMAAGMAKTGLKPVFAVYSTFLQRAYDQILHDVCIQKLPVIFAIDRAGIVGQDGETHQGVFDLSFLTHIPNITVMSPKCIFELKSMLKWSVEQNCPIAIRYPRGGDNEKVLMEPLNDFTLGKWEVISREGNIVLIAQGKMVQHSILAKQKLKDLGINVSIVNACFIKPIDKELIKALVEEGMNIVTIEDNVIRGGLGSYVLEYINTLDEKVKVINLGFKDEFIPHGKPDLLYKLYGLDVDGIVKSVLKIV is encoded by the coding sequence ATGTCAAATATACTAGAAAATTATAAAGGAATACATGAAATAAAACATATGTCATTGAAACAACAACAACAATTAGCTCGTGAAATAAGAGAATTCTTAATAGAGAATGTTTCAAAAACAGGAGGCCATCTTGCGTCTAATTTAGGTGTTGTAGAATTAACTTTGAGCTTATTCAGCATATTGGATTTGGATAAGGATAAACTTATATGGGATGTAGGACATCAAGCTTATGTACATAAATTACTTACAGGTAGAAAAGAAAAATTTAATACTCTGAGACAATTTGGAGGTATAAGTGGATTTCCTAAAAGCTCAGAAAGTATTTATGATTTTTTTGAAACAGGACATAGTAGTACATCCATATCAGCAGCACTTGGAATGGCTAGAGCTAGGGATTTAAAAAGGGAAATGAATGAAGTAGTAGCTGTAATAGGTGATGGAGCTCTTACTGGAGGTATGGCATTAGAAGCATTAAATGATGCAGGATATAGAAAAACTAAGTTAATAATAATATTAAATGATAATCAAATGTCTATAGGAAAAAATGTAGGAGGAGTATCAAAATATCTTAATAAAATAAGAATTGATCCTAAGTATAATAAATTTAAATTAGAAGTAGAAAGTGCACTAAAGAGGATACCTAATATAGGTAAAGGTATGGCTAAATACTTAGAAAAAATAAAAAATGGAATAAAGCAGATGGTAGTCCCTGGTATGTTTTTTGAAGATATGGGAATTAAATATTTAGGTCCTGTTGATGGACATAATTTAAAAGAACTTACAGAAGTATTATCAAAAGCTAAAAATATTAAAGAGCCTGTAATCATACATGTAATAACAAAAAAAGGAAAAGGTTATGAATTCGCAGAAAAGAACGCTGGTAAATTTCATAGTATAGGACCTTTTCATTGTGATAGTGGAGAAGCATGTGCTGATTCATGTGTTACTTATTCAAAGGCTTTTGGAGAGGAAATGGTTCACCTTGGAAAGCATTACAATAATGTAGTAGCTATAACTGCAGCTATGAGAGATGGAACAGGTCTTGGCGAATTTTCGAAAATTTTTCCAAATAGATTTTTTGATGTAGGTATTGCAGAACAACATGCAGTAACTATGGCGGCAGGTATGGCCAAAACTGGATTAAAACCTGTTTTTGCTGTTTATTCTACGTTTCTTCAAAGAGCATATGATCAAATATTACATGATGTATGTATACAAAAATTACCTGTTATATTTGCTATTGATAGAGCTGGGATTGTAGGTCAAGATGGTGAAACACATCAAGGGGTATTTGATTTATCATTTTTGACACATATACCTAATATAACAGTAATGTCGCCTAAATGTATTTTTGAACTTAAAAGTATGCTTAAATGGTCTGTAGAACAAAATTGTCCTATAGCAATAAGATATCCAAGGGGTGGTGATAATGAAAAAGTTTTAATGGAACCCCTTAATGATTTTACATTAGGAAAATGGGAAGTAATTAGTAGAGAAGGAAATATAGTATTAATTGCTCAAGGAAAAATGGTTCAACATTCTATTTTAGCAAAACAGAAGTTAAAAGATTTAGGCATTAATGTAAGTATTGTAAATGCCTGTTTTATAAAACCTATAGATAAGGAGTTAATCAAAGCATTGGTAGAGGAAGGCATGAATATTGTAACTATAGAAGATAATGTTATAAGAGGAGGCCTAGGATCATATGTACTTGAATATATAAATACTCTTGATGAAAAAGTAAAAGTTATAAATCTTGGATTTAAAGATGAATTTATACCTCATGGAAAACCAGATTTGTTATATAAGTTATATGGACTAGATGTTGATGGAATTGTAAAAAGTGTATTGAAAATAGTATAA
- the recN gene encoding DNA repair protein RecN has protein sequence MLLQLNIKNFALIENLSISFDDGFNVLSGETGAGKSIIIDAINYVLGSKFNKDLIRTGENKTFVEAIFTLTNCKTLEVLKQNDIDVDSDKLVIISRETFQSGKSITKINGKSVLINTLKLISSTLLDIHGQHENQNLLSAENHIDYVDSYGEENLREFLLNYREKYDKLCEIDRKINELAGKDGERDKLIDFLKYQIDEINSLKLKENEDVELEEKYKVLSNAEKINNTLNNSYACLYTGSEESMSIHDNLGVAIKDLSLVQENLSQIKGIVDVLKDAYYYIEDGIEQIRSIKDDIFYDEGELEYINSRIYQINGIKKKYGNSIDDILKYRDKIKFQYDEMINSSEIIENLKNERNNLMEELKVYGEKLHKERCKIADELQLRIKSELDFVGLEKSTFKVNIEFQEKFYLNGMDKVQFYISTNPGEPLKPLEKVVSGGELSRIMLALKTVFVDKDHIPSVVFDEIDTGISGRIAQCVAEKMYVISKNHQVFCVTHLPQIACMSDIHYWVSKKVKDEKTYTTIKKMNYQEKEYEIARMIGGSEVTKLTLEHAKELIKMANSRKKLII, from the coding sequence ATGCTTCTTCAGTTAAATATAAAAAATTTTGCGTTAATAGAAAATTTAAGCATATCTTTTGATGATGGATTTAACGTGCTTTCAGGTGAAACTGGAGCAGGAAAATCTATAATTATAGATGCTATAAATTATGTTCTTGGCAGCAAGTTTAATAAAGATTTAATAAGAACTGGTGAAAATAAGACCTTTGTAGAAGCAATTTTCACATTAACAAATTGTAAAACATTAGAAGTGTTGAAACAAAATGATATAGATGTTGATAGTGATAAGTTGGTTATAATAAGCAGAGAAACGTTTCAATCAGGAAAAAGTATTACAAAGATTAATGGCAAATCAGTATTGATAAATACTTTAAAGTTAATAAGTAGTACTTTGCTGGATATTCATGGACAACATGAAAACCAAAATTTGTTATCGGCAGAAAATCATATTGATTATGTAGATTCTTATGGAGAAGAAAACTTAAGAGAATTTTTATTAAATTATAGGGAAAAGTATGATAAACTTTGTGAAATTGACAGGAAAATTAATGAACTTGCAGGCAAAGATGGAGAAAGAGATAAGCTAATAGACTTTTTGAAATATCAAATAGATGAAATAAATTCCTTAAAATTAAAAGAAAATGAAGATGTAGAGCTTGAAGAAAAGTATAAGGTACTTTCAAATGCAGAAAAAATAAACAATACATTAAATAATTCATATGCTTGTCTTTATACTGGCAGTGAAGAATCAATGTCCATTCATGATAATTTAGGAGTTGCTATAAAAGATCTTTCTTTAGTACAAGAAAATCTATCCCAAATAAAAGGAATAGTAGATGTTTTGAAAGATGCCTATTATTATATTGAAGATGGAATAGAACAGATAAGAAGTATAAAAGATGATATTTTTTATGATGAAGGAGAACTAGAATATATAAATAGTAGGATATATCAAATAAATGGAATTAAGAAAAAGTATGGTAATAGTATAGATGATATTTTAAAGTATAGGGATAAGATAAAATTTCAATATGATGAAATGATAAATAGCAGCGAGATAATAGAAAATTTAAAGAATGAAAGAAATAATTTGATGGAAGAATTAAAGGTATATGGAGAAAAGCTTCACAAAGAAAGATGCAAAATAGCGGATGAGTTGCAATTAAGAATAAAAAGTGAATTAGATTTTGTAGGACTTGAAAAGAGTACATTTAAAGTAAATATAGAATTTCAAGAAAAGTTTTACTTAAATGGTATGGATAAAGTTCAATTTTATATATCAACAAATCCAGGAGAACCTTTAAAACCTCTAGAGAAAGTAGTATCAGGCGGAGAACTTTCAAGAATAATGTTGGCATTAAAGACTGTATTTGTTGATAAAGATCATATACCTTCTGTAGTATTTGATGAAATAGATACTGGAATAAGTGGAAGAATTGCTCAATGTGTGGCAGAAAAGATGTACGTTATATCTAAAAATCATCAAGTTTTTTGTGTAACCCATCTTCCACAAATTGCTTGTATGTCAGATATACATTATTGGGTATCTAAAAAAGTCAAAGATGAAAAAACTTATACTACAATTAAAAAGATGAATTATCAGGAAAAAGAATATGAAATAGCTAGAATGATAGGAGGTTCTGAAGTTACGAAGTTGACTTTAGAACATGCTAAAGAACTTATAAAAATGGCTAATTCTAGAAAAAAGTTGATTATATAA